GCTTTTAATCCCCTGGAAATGTCGCTTCCTATAAGTATAACCTCATAATCCGGGAAAAGCATATGCGAAAACCGAACACCAAGACGCCCTGTGGTAAGAACGAGCTTATCTGCTTTCGTTATGAGTTCTTCCTTCATCTCACCCAGATGTTCGTTCCATGGTTCCACAAAACCAGTGGTTCCGAGAATGGATATTCCTCGTGTTATTCCCATTTTTCCATTGAGCGTCTGTTTTGCAACTTCTTCGCCATGCGGAGCAGAAATGGTAACGTATGCACCTTTTGCTCCTGTTTCCGAAAGCGCTTCTTTTATCGCTTCTTCTATCTGGCGCATGGGGGATGGAGTTATGGCTGGCACGCCTTTTTTTGAACCTATGCCTTCACCTGCTTTTATTATAACGGTATCATATTCCCTTGCTTCTGCTATGAGCTCCAGTCCTGATGTCACATCAAAGGCATGGTCGCCTGAGTCCTTCAGTGCCGAGGCTCTTCCGTTTTTTGCAAGAACAGGAAGTATGGCGCGAAGCCCGCTCGGTGTGGGGACTGAAATCTCCGATACCTCTTTTTTCAACGATAAAACAGCCGCCTTTGCCGCAGCCGCAGCGGTCGTACCCGTGGTGTAGCCCCGCCGCAGCATCGAGCCGTCCGATAACAGTACGTAGCGCCCGCTGGATATTTTTTGAGCGAGTTCTTCTATGGGTATTTTGGCACTTTTTACCCATTCATCAGGTATTTGAAACTTGTTAACAGGGTCTATCATCGTATTCTATTGATTACCGTATCCATTATTAAGCATGCTTTTTCTCATAGAAAAAGTAGAAATACACGAACGATAATTATAAATTGTGGGAGCATGCCAAAACTTGTAATCATCTACGGCACAGGTTCGCATAATACAGAGCGGATGGCAGTTGCATTGGAAGAAGGCGCAAGAGCTGAAGGCATAGAGACCGTGCTGAAAAATGTAAATGATGCAGACAAGAATGAACTCAGGGATGCCGATGCTGTGGCAATAGGATCGCCCAACTATAACCATGCCATGATGCCCACGGTTAAAAAATTCCTAAATGACATTTCGGATATTGACCTATCGGGAAAAGTGGGTCTTGCTTTTGGTTCATACGGCTGGAGCTTTGAAGCCACAGATGAAATTAACAGTAAATTAAAATCGTTTGGCTCGGAAATGATACAGGATTTATATGTGAAAAGGATGCCTGGCGATGAAGAGCTTGAGTTATGCAGGAGAGTTGGTTCATTGTTAGCGTGTAAAATCAAGAAGTAAGGAGGTGCTATGTGCAGCGTAGGCGATTCGTTCGGAGTAGAGCTTGAAGGCGGCATGGAACCGCATGAATATGAGTGCAATCACTGCGGAAAGACCTTCAAGGGCATAGGCACAGGTCAGACCTGTCCGAAATGCTATTCCAGAGATGTGAAATGCATTGAGTAAAAAATAAGATTAATCTTTGCGATCTCTGCGTCTCTGCGGTGAATAAAACCCACACCGCAAAGGCGCTAAGAGCGCAAAGTATTGGTATCAGGTTTTTGACCACAGGTAAAATTATGAAAGTAACACTGATTCATGCGGACTGGTGTCCCATTTGCCAGGCAACCAAGAAGCTGTGGAATGAGCTTCGGAAGGAACACCAGTTTGATTATGAAGAGGTGAACCTGACCTCGCCTCAGGGCATGGAGTATGTGAAAAAATATGCTTTACATGCGGTGCCTGCCACCTTGATTGATGATAAGGTCGCATTTTTAGGTCTGCCTGAAAAGGCAAAGGCGATAGAGGCTGTGAGAAGCATTTAATAGAATTAAAACCAAAGTGGATTTCAATAGATAACGGAGTGTGAATAAAATGGTTGTAGAATTAAAAGAAGGCGTGTACTGGGTCGGCGCAGTTGACTGGAATATCAAGAAGTTTCACGGGCATGAATATTCAACGCACAGGGGCACTACGTATAATGCGTACCTGATTATCGATGAAAAAGTAGCTCTCGTGGATACTGTTTATGGTCCCTATTCCCATCAGATGATAGAGAACATTGAAAATATCATCGATGTCAAGAAAATTGATTACGTGATTGCAAACCATGCCGAGACAGATCATTCAGGCGGGCTTCCCGAATTGATGAAACTGATACCTGATGCCCCTGTCGTGGTCTCAGAGAAGGGAAAAGAAAGCATCTACAAACATTACCAGCACCACTGGAATTTCAAGGTTGTGAAAACCGGCGACAGCATAAGCCTCGGGAAAAACAGCCTTGTATTCGTAATGGCTCCCATGCTGCACTGGCCCGACAGCATGTTCACATACCTTACAGGCAAGAATATCCTGATGCCCAATGACGCCTTTGGCATGCACTACGCATCATCCGGGCGCTTCAACGACGAGGTAGATGAGATCGAGGTGTACCAGGAAGCCATAAAATTCTATGCGAATATACTTACGCCTTTTTCCGAGCTTGTCATCAAGAAAATAGACGAGTTCAAGAAATTGAACATTCCTGTGGATATCATCGCCCCAAGCCACGGGATTATGTGGAGGAAAAATCCGATGCAGATCGTGAATAAATATTACGAATGGGCATCGGGGGGAAATGACGGCTCTGCTGTCATTATATACGATACCATGTGGAACGCCACGGAAAAAATGGCGCAGGCGATAGCCGAGGGGCTTGAAAAGGAAGGGGTGAAGTTCAAATTGTTCAACATGGCTGTTTGCGACCGCAATGATGTCCTGACTGAGGTTTTCAAAGCTAAGGGAATACTCATCGGCTCACCCGCATTGAACAATGGTCTCCTGCCCACGATTAAGCCCATACTTGAGGATTTGAAAGGATTGAGGTTCAGGAACAAGGTGGGAGCAGCCTTCGGTTCATACGGCTGGAGCGGGGAGAACGTGAAGCTCATAGAGGAGAACCTTGAGAAAGCCAGGATCAAGGTGGTGCAGGAAGGTATTAAATTCAAGTGGCAGCCAACGATGGATGAGCTTGAGAAGTGCGTGGAGTTCGGAAGGAGCTTTGCTACGGAGATGAAGGGTGGGGATAATTAACCGCAGATGAACGCAGATTCTTTACAGGGCTCTCAGTAACGCAGCGCGGACAATGGTTATTATATGAACATCCGTTACTATACCGATTCAGAAACAGGTCTGCCCCATATCTACAGACATTATGTATCTGAAGACGAGGTAAAGGATGTTTTATTAAAGCCTGGGGAAGATCGCTCAGGAAGAGCTAGTTCACGGGTTGCCATTGGTCAATCCCGCGCTGGACGGTACCTGAAGGTTATCTACATTCTTGACCTTGAGCCAAAAAGTATTTTTGTCATAACAGCCTTTGATTTAATTGGCAAACCATTAATGGCTTATAAACGCAGGAGCCAAAAGAAAAAATGAAGAAAAGTAAATTTCCCAAAGGTTGGGATGAAGAGAGAGTGAGGAAAGTTCTAGCTCATTATGAAAAACAAACCGAGGAGGAAGCCGTAGCAGAGGATGAGGCGGCGTATGAGACCAGAACCCAGACTGCGATGGACATCCCTGTTCAATTAGTTCCTAAAATCAGGGAACTTATCGCAAAGCATCATGCATTACATGATGTTGAAACAACCGCAGATAATATGGGCTAAAAGATCGATACAATGGAATTGTTTCTCGATGAAATCTTCGTGTCGCTATCTTCGCGGTTGATGCCCGTTACTAAAACACGCGCACTCCTCATCGCAGGCACAGGCAGCGGCGTGGGGAAAACCACAGTCGCGCTCGGCATGATTGCGCGCCACCACCAGGAAGGCTTACGTTCTATTTAAAGCCTGTCACAAAAGTTAAATAAGAATGCCGGCATAAAATGAATCATGGATGTTGCTATTTCCGAAGATGTGGCGCCTGTGATAAAGGACTCGATTCACAGAGAGATTTTACTCTTAGAGTCTAAGATAACTTTGGTGAAAAATGAAATAAAGCAGTTCGAAGAAAAGTATCATTTAGCCTCACCCGAATTCCTGAAGAAGTTCGAAAAGGGAGACCTTGGGGATTCACAGGATTATTTTGAGTGGTGGGGACTGATAAAAGGTCTTAAGACGCTGGAAGAAAGGCTGAACAAGGCTAAAGCGGTGAGCACTTATTGGTAGTTGCTGATTATTTTAAAACAGTAGAGCGATTGTTGAGCAACTCCAAGCTCATTGTAGATAAAACAGTTGATTTTAAAGAATTCAGCAGCGATGAAGGTATGGCAAGAGGGCGGCTATTATTCTTGGGCGGATACGTGCTTACGTTTATGGAGTACATCCAGACAGGAAAAGAGCGACTCAAGTATAGATTCAATCTCACTGATGGTAAAGGCAATATGATTTTTAGATACGATAATGCCGCTCACCATAAGGAAGACTATACTTACCCGCACCACAAACACGTAAGCACCGGGGTCAAACCTTCAAAAGAGATCGGACTCGCTGAAGTTTTGTCCGAGATTGAGAGCATGATATTAGCCAAATTTGAGAGTTAAATTTCATGGCTGCTCAAAGGTTTAGCTTATATCTCTTCATGCTTATTTCTATGCGATGACATCCGCCAAAACTCGCGCACTCCTCATCGCAGGCACAGGCAGCGGCGTGGGGAAAACCACAGTCGCAATGGGTTTGATGGCAGCGCTCAGCAAAAAGTACAAAGTCCAGCCCTTCAAGGTCGGACCCGATTTCATCGACCCCTCCCACCACACACGCATATGCGGTCGCCCTTCAAGGAATCTCGACAGCTTCATGATGGGAGAGCGTGGAGTGCTTGAGATATTCAAACGAGGCTCGCAGGGCGCTGATTTTTGCATAATAGAAGGGGTGATGGGTCTTTTTGACGGGCTTGATTCCACAGAAGTTGCAAGCACAGCCCATGTTGCCAAGATTCTGGATGTACCTGTTGTGCTGGTTGTCAATGCACATGGAGTCTCGCGCAGCATTGCCGCTGTTGTCAAGGGTTTTAGCGAATTTGACAGCGTCAATATTCAGGGAATAATCCTCAATAACACGGGTGGCAGCAGGCATGTTAAACTTATAATGGATTCGCTGCACAGCGCAGGCATCAAAATTCCCGTCACAGGAGCGCTTCCAAGAAATCCTGAATTATCAATCCCTTCGCGACACCTTGGTCTTCACATGGCAGGTGAAAGCAGCCAGAATATAGTGGTGCTGTCAGAGTTTATTGAAAAGCATATCAACATGGAATCGGTAAAAGCAATAGCAAGCAACTTCAGCTCGCCAGATGTCGCTCTAAACGAGCCTGAGGAAAGATTCGATGCCAGAATAGGCATTGCCCAGGACAGCGCCTTTTGTTTCTATTACCAGGATTCGTTAGATGCCCTCAAAAGTCTGGGAGCAGAGCTTGTTTTTTTCAGCCCGATGAGCGACGAGCTGCCGGAGGTGGACGGCATTTATCTCGGAGGAGGGTATCCTGAGCTATATGCGCGTGAACTTGAAGCCTCTCCAGCCCGCCGACAGATTAAAAAAGCAGCAGATGACGGAATGCCGATATACGGAGAATGCGGGGCGCTGCTGTATTTGAATGAAAGTCTTGAGACTGACCGAAGTTATAAAATGGCAGGCGTTCTTGGGGCAAGTTCAAGGATGACCGATAAGCTTGCTGCGCTCGGTTATACAGAGGCTGAAACCACAGCCGACTCGCCCATTGCACTGAAAGGCAAAATAATCAGGGGGCATGAGTTCCACTATTCGGTAACAGATAGCGACAGGGATGCGCATTATGTTTATAAACTGAGGCGAGGAAAAGGGATTATCGCTGGGAAGGATGGTCTGCTCGAGCATAATACCTTGGCAAGCTACATGCATACCCATCCAGCCTCGAATTCGTTTGAAGAGTTTTTACAACATTGCAGTAAATATAGATCACGATAGCACGAGTGGACAAAAGTATTTTGATACAAGTTTAGTATCCTGATCAGGAAAAAAATCTCCTTTTAATGGAAAGACATAAATAGTCTCCTAAATCAAATCATTAATTATGACAGAGAGCGAAGCGGCATGTAGTGTAAGCATTTCCCAGTTTAACCCGATTATCTCAATACCCGCGGATTCAAAATATTCCCTTGTCTGCACAGGCTGCGGAGGCGTTTATTTTGACGACAGCCTGAAATGTCCCTCTGATAATGCGCTGCTGCGTACAAATTACAGGAATAAAAAGCTCAATTTAAAAAATGTCCGCGGAATTGGAAAATTCCATGACTGGCTGCCCGTACATGAGATAATAACATCAGATTCCGGTCCTGTCACCTACAAAAGCACAGAGCTTGCAACCGAGCTGGGACTGAAGAATCTGTTCATCGGTTTTAATGGTTACTGGCCAGAAAGAGGGGCTTTTATTAAAACATGCAGTTTCAAGGAGCTTGAAGCCTTCCCCACCCTTCAGAAATTCAGAAATTCCGGTACATCGCTCGTACTTGCTTCAGCAGGAAATACTGCGCGTGCATTTGCGCATGTATCGGCATTAACCGGGGTAAAAGTGTACATTGTCATCCCGGCAAGCGGAGTTCCGAGGATGTGGCTCCCAGAAGAGCCCACTGATTCCATAAACATTATACAGATGGGTCCCAATTGCGATTATACCGATTCCATACATCTTGCAGAGCGGCTTTCTGCCATGTCTGGAATGCGGGCAGAAGGCGGAGCGAGAAATGTAGCGCGCAGGGACGGGATGGGAACTGTAATGCTCGATGCGTCGGTGTTTATGAAACGAATGCCAGACCATTATTTCCAGGCTATAGGAAGCGGAACAGGGGGTATTGCAGCATGGGAAGCCTCGCTTCGACTCCTTGAGGACGGAAGATTCGGCATGAAATTGCCAGAGCTTCATCTTTCCCAGAACCTGCCTTTTGCGCCAATGCTCAATGCCTGGAAGGCAGGAAGACGTGAAATCATTAAAGATATCGATATGCCGGAGCCGAAAAAACTCATACATGAGATGTATGCCGATATCCTGTCCAACCGTGAGCCTCCTTATTCCGTCACAGGTGGCGTGTATGATGCGCTATGTTCAACTAACGGTAGCATGTACGGGATTTCCAACAGCGAAACTAAAACCGCACAGCAATTGTTCGAAAGCGTAGAAGGAATTGATATCTTCCCGCCTGCTGCAGTCGCAGTGGCATCCTTAATCCATGCTGTGGAGAGCGGGAAAGTGGAAGCCGATGAACATATCTTATTGAATATAACAGGCGGGGGAGTGAAGAGGCTTGAGCAGGATTATCATCTCTATAAGATAGAGCCGGCAGCACACGCCGAAAATGCAACCGTCTCACTTTCTGAAATAATTTAAAAAGGTTTTTCTTGAT
The sequence above is drawn from the Candidatus Methanoperedens sp. genome and encodes:
- the cobB gene encoding hydrogenobyrinic acid a,c-diamide synthase (glutamine-hydrolyzing) — protein: MTSAKTRALLIAGTGSGVGKTTVAMGLMAALSKKYKVQPFKVGPDFIDPSHHTRICGRPSRNLDSFMMGERGVLEIFKRGSQGADFCIIEGVMGLFDGLDSTEVASTAHVAKILDVPVVLVVNAHGVSRSIAAVVKGFSEFDSVNIQGIILNNTGGSRHVKLIMDSLHSAGIKIPVTGALPRNPELSIPSRHLGLHMAGESSQNIVVLSEFIEKHINMESVKAIASNFSSPDVALNEPEERFDARIGIAQDSAFCFYYQDSLDALKSLGAELVFFSPMSDELPEVDGIYLGGGYPELYARELEASPARRQIKKAADDGMPIYGECGALLYLNESLETDRSYKMAGVLGASSRMTDKLAALGYTEAETTADSPIALKGKIIRGHEFHYSVTDSDRDAHYVYKLRRGKGIIAGKDGLLEHNTLASYMHTHPASNSFEEFLQHCSKYRSR
- a CDS encoding thioredoxin family protein → MNKTHTAKALRAQSIGIRFLTTGKIMKVTLIHADWCPICQATKKLWNELRKEHQFDYEEVNLTSPQGMEYVKKYALHAVPATLIDDKVAFLGLPEKAKAIEAVRSI
- a CDS encoding cysteate synthase, with the translated sequence MTESEAACSVSISQFNPIISIPADSKYSLVCTGCGGVYFDDSLKCPSDNALLRTNYRNKKLNLKNVRGIGKFHDWLPVHEIITSDSGPVTYKSTELATELGLKNLFIGFNGYWPERGAFIKTCSFKELEAFPTLQKFRNSGTSLVLASAGNTARAFAHVSALTGVKVYIVIPASGVPRMWLPEEPTDSINIIQMGPNCDYTDSIHLAERLSAMSGMRAEGGARNVARRDGMGTVMLDASVFMKRMPDHYFQAIGSGTGGIAAWEASLRLLEDGRFGMKLPELHLSQNLPFAPMLNAWKAGRREIIKDIDMPEPKKLIHEMYADILSNREPPYSVTGGVYDALCSTNGSMYGISNSETKTAQQLFESVEGIDIFPPAAVAVASLIHAVESGKVEADEHILLNITGGGVKRLEQDYHLYKIEPAAHAENATVSLSEII
- a CDS encoding flavodoxin domain-containing protein, producing the protein MVVELKEGVYWVGAVDWNIKKFHGHEYSTHRGTTYNAYLIIDEKVALVDTVYGPYSHQMIENIENIIDVKKIDYVIANHAETDHSGGLPELMKLIPDAPVVVSEKGKESIYKHYQHHWNFKVVKTGDSISLGKNSLVFVMAPMLHWPDSMFTYLTGKNILMPNDAFGMHYASSGRFNDEVDEIEVYQEAIKFYANILTPFSELVIKKIDEFKKLNIPVDIIAPSHGIMWRKNPMQIVNKYYEWASGGNDGSAVIIYDTMWNATEKMAQAIAEGLEKEGVKFKLFNMAVCDRNDVLTEVFKAKGILIGSPALNNGLLPTIKPILEDLKGLRFRNKVGAAFGSYGWSGENVKLIEENLEKARIKVVQEGIKFKWQPTMDELEKCVEFGRSFATEMKGGDN
- a CDS encoding flavodoxin domain-containing protein, which encodes MPKLVIIYGTGSHNTERMAVALEEGARAEGIETVLKNVNDADKNELRDADAVAIGSPNYNHAMMPTVKKFLNDISDIDLSGKVGLAFGSYGWSFEATDEINSKLKSFGSEMIQDLYVKRMPGDEELELCRRVGSLLACKIKK
- a CDS encoding cobalt-precorrin-5B (C(1))-methyltransferase: MIDPVNKFQIPDEWVKSAKIPIEELAQKISSGRYVLLSDGSMLRRGYTTGTTAAAAAKAAVLSLKKEVSEISVPTPSGLRAILPVLAKNGRASALKDSGDHAFDVTSGLELIAEAREYDTVIIKAGEGIGSKKGVPAITPSPMRQIEEAIKEALSETGAKGAYVTISAPHGEEVAKQTLNGKMGITRGISILGTTGFVEPWNEHLGEMKEELITKADKLVLTTGRLGVRFSHMLFPDYEVILIGSDISRGLKAAKTNATVIIAGLPGLILKWASPYLLKGSGYLSIQELVDDAPENPLIDRALGEAVKKSGKRVVLLNRNGTILRDSG
- a CDS encoding DUF6516 family protein, translated to MVVADYFKTVERLLSNSKLIVDKTVDFKEFSSDEGMARGRLLFLGGYVLTFMEYIQTGKERLKYRFNLTDGKGNMIFRYDNAAHHKEDYTYPHHKHVSTGVKPSKEIGLAEVLSEIESMILAKFES